Proteins found in one Sphingomonas sp. SORGH_AS_0879 genomic segment:
- a CDS encoding PLP-dependent cysteine synthase family protein produces the protein MTTANPPHQDTSSHASAAERLGIVTAERPIDRDFVARALGVLDRDRRRCPETPLLALHLPAAPLIDLYMKDESAHPTGSLKHRLARSLFTSGVVAGVIREGRPLVEASSGSTAVSEAYFARLLDLPFHAVMPASTAPAKIRAIAAQGGQCHLVAPHRLYDEARDLADALGGVYLDQFTNAAPATDWRCDNIGSAILTQMAGEPHVVPDWIVVGAGTGGTAATIGRHCRHRGLPTRLCVADVEHSAFFAGYRDGDPAARCTQPSRIEGVGRPRVEPSFLPGTIDRMMKLPDAVSIAGMRIASELLGRPVGPSTGTNFVATAMLALEMTAAEQVGSVATLICDHGARYADCHHDRRWLAQQGLAESVDAAEMSLRHMFLKDAE, from the coding sequence ATGACCACCGCGAATCCACCCCATCAGGACACATCCAGCCATGCTTCGGCGGCCGAGCGGCTGGGGATCGTGACGGCCGAGCGCCCGATCGACCGGGATTTTGTCGCCCGTGCGCTGGGCGTGCTCGACCGCGACCGGCGTCGCTGCCCGGAGACGCCGTTGCTGGCGCTTCACCTGCCGGCGGCTCCCTTGATCGATCTCTATATGAAGGACGAGTCGGCGCACCCGACCGGCAGCCTGAAGCACCGGCTGGCGCGTTCGCTCTTCACCAGCGGCGTCGTGGCGGGCGTGATCCGCGAGGGGCGGCCTTTGGTAGAAGCGTCGTCCGGCTCGACCGCGGTATCGGAGGCCTATTTCGCACGGCTGCTCGACCTGCCCTTTCACGCGGTCATGCCCGCCAGCACCGCGCCCGCCAAGATCCGGGCCATCGCCGCTCAGGGGGGGCAGTGCCATCTAGTCGCGCCGCACCGCCTGTATGACGAAGCCCGCGATCTGGCCGATGCGCTGGGTGGGGTCTATCTGGACCAGTTCACCAACGCTGCCCCGGCGACCGACTGGCGCTGCGACAATATCGGTTCGGCGATCCTGACCCAGATGGCGGGCGAGCCGCATGTGGTTCCCGATTGGATCGTCGTCGGTGCGGGCACCGGCGGGACCGCCGCTACCATCGGACGCCATTGCCGCCATCGCGGTCTGCCGACCCGGCTGTGCGTCGCCGATGTCGAACATAGCGCCTTTTTTGCGGGGTATCGCGACGGGGATCCCGCGGCACGCTGCACCCAGCCATCGCGAATCGAGGGGGTCGGACGTCCGCGAGTCGAGCCGTCCTTCCTGCCCGGTACGATCGACCGGATGATGAAGCTGCCCGATGCCGTGTCGATCGCCGGGATGCGGATCGCCAGCGAACTGCTCGGCCGTCCGGTGGGCCCGTCGACGGGAACGAACTTCGTCGCAACCGCGATGCTGGCGCTGGAAATGACGGCCGCCGAACAGGTCGGTTCGGTCGCCACCCTGATCTGCGACCACGGCGCGCGCTATGCCGATTGCCACCATGATCGACGCTGGCTGGCGCAACAGGGCCTTGCCGAAAGCGTCGACGCTGCCGAGATGAGCCTGCGACATATGTTTCTCAAGGATGCCGAATGA
- a CDS encoding M3 family metallopeptidase yields MTMNPLLADTDLPDFAAIRPEHLVPAVDQMIADARAAADRIGGSNASDFADVVLASERAGFAIARGWSPASHLHSVADTPELRAAFAEAQAKLAEYGLEAGQDPRLFAAFNRVNLAPLTEAEARAVVLARRDFTLSGVGLDDAAKARFREIGVELNKLTTEFGNAVLDSSEAWSEHVTDEALLSGLTDNAKAILAAYAAEKELDGWLVTLREPSVQAILTQADNRDLRARVAKAYATRASDQAADPSHDNSARIDRILALRHEAARLLGFSDAAARSVETKMAQSADEALAFLSDLATRARPLAERELAEASAYAAEKFGIAKLEPWDTGYVAEHMRRERFGVDREAIRAYFPLPRVMEGTIALIERLYGIRLVERAGVSVWNADVRYYDVQDASGEIVAGVYCDFHARAGKRGGAWMDVCRPRFRDADRFHRPIAYLTCNFPPATGDTPALLAHGDVVTLLHEFGHVLHHLLTEVDLPSIGGISGVEWDAVELPSQFMENFAWDRATLTALSAHVETGEPLPDDLFAKMLAARRFQAGLFLLRQIEFATFDLRLHRDYDPATGGRVMEVLNAVRDEVAVIRPPEWNRFPHSFSHIFAGGYAAGYYSYLWAELLSADAFAAFAEEGQAAGDRFRREVLARGASRPAAENFRAFRGRAPQPDALLRHHGLAA; encoded by the coding sequence ATGACCATGAATCCGCTTCTTGCCGATACCGACCTTCCTGATTTCGCCGCGATCCGGCCGGAGCATCTGGTTCCGGCCGTCGACCAGATGATCGCCGACGCGCGCGCCGCCGCCGACCGGATCGGCGGCTCCAACGCCAGCGACTTCGCCGATGTCGTATTGGCCAGCGAGCGGGCGGGCTTCGCGATCGCGCGCGGCTGGTCGCCGGCAAGCCATCTCCATTCTGTCGCCGACACGCCCGAACTGCGCGCCGCCTTTGCCGAGGCGCAGGCCAAGCTGGCCGAATATGGGCTGGAGGCGGGACAGGACCCGCGCCTGTTCGCCGCCTTCAACCGGGTGAACCTGGCGCCGCTGACCGAGGCGGAGGCGCGCGCCGTGGTGCTGGCGCGGCGCGATTTCACCTTGTCGGGCGTCGGGTTGGACGATGCCGCCAAGGCGCGCTTCCGCGAGATCGGGGTCGAGCTGAACAAGCTGACCACCGAATTCGGCAATGCCGTACTCGATTCGAGCGAGGCTTGGAGCGAGCACGTCACCGACGAGGCACTGCTGTCGGGCCTGACCGACAATGCGAAGGCGATCCTGGCCGCCTACGCCGCCGAGAAGGAGTTGGACGGCTGGCTGGTCACGTTGCGCGAACCCAGCGTGCAGGCGATCCTGACCCAGGCCGACAATCGCGACCTGCGGGCGCGCGTCGCGAAGGCCTATGCCACCCGCGCATCGGACCAGGCCGCCGATCCGAGCCATGACAATAGCGCACGGATCGACCGTATCCTGGCGCTGCGTCACGAAGCGGCCCGGTTGCTGGGCTTCAGCGATGCCGCCGCCCGTTCGGTCGAAACCAAGATGGCGCAGTCGGCGGACGAGGCGCTGGCCTTCCTGTCCGACTTGGCCACCCGCGCGCGCCCGCTCGCCGAGCGCGAACTGGCCGAGGCGAGCGCCTATGCCGCCGAGAAGTTCGGCATCGCGAAGCTGGAACCCTGGGACACGGGTTATGTCGCCGAGCATATGCGCCGCGAGCGCTTCGGCGTCGATCGCGAGGCGATCCGGGCATACTTCCCCCTGCCCCGCGTGATGGAGGGCACGATCGCGCTGATCGAGCGGCTTTACGGCATCCGTCTGGTCGAGCGTGCGGGCGTGTCGGTGTGGAACGCCGATGTCCGCTATTATGACGTGCAGGATGCGAGCGGTGAGATCGTCGCAGGGGTCTATTGCGATTTCCATGCGCGTGCAGGGAAACGCGGTGGCGCCTGGATGGATGTGTGCCGTCCGCGCTTCCGCGATGCCGATCGCTTCCACCGGCCGATCGCCTATCTGACCTGCAACTTCCCGCCCGCGACCGGCGACACCCCTGCCCTGCTGGCGCATGGCGATGTCGTCACGCTGCTGCACGAGTTCGGCCATGTGTTGCACCATCTGCTGACCGAGGTCGATCTGCCGTCGATCGGCGGGATTTCGGGCGTGGAATGGGATGCGGTCGAGTTGCCCAGCCAGTTCATGGAGAATTTCGCCTGGGACCGTGCCACGCTGACCGCCTTGTCGGCGCATGTCGAAACCGGCGAGCCGCTGCCCGATGACCTTTTCGCCAAGATGCTGGCGGCGCGGCGTTTCCAGGCCGGGCTGTTCCTGCTCCGCCAGATCGAGTTCGCGACCTTCGACCTGCGGCTCCACCGGGATTACGATCCGGCAACGGGCGGCCGGGTGATGGAGGTGCTGAACGCGGTGCGCGACGAAGTGGCGGTGATCCGTCCGCCGGAGTGGAATCGCTTCCCGCACAGCTTCAGCCACATCTTCGCGGGGGGCTATGCGGCGGGCTATTACAGCTATCTCTGGGCCGAGCTACTGTCGGCGGACGCCTTCGCCGCATTCGCTGAGGAAGGCCAGGCGGCGGGCGACCGTTTCCGCCGCGAGGTGCTGGCACGCGGGGCGAGCCGCCCGGCGGCGGAGAATTTCCGCGCCTTCCGGGGCCGCGCACCGCAGCCGGACGCGCTGCTGCGCCATCACGGGCTGGCGGCGTAA
- a CDS encoding TIGR02300 family protein: MIKPEWGTKRTCPKCATRFYDLEKDDPVTCINCGTQWEPEPILKSKQPLPFEQNKPENKEADSDLAGGDDEDLDITGEDEEPSPDDEVDLGGDDDLGVETSSEDDEH, encoded by the coding sequence ATGATCAAGCCGGAATGGGGCACGAAGCGTACGTGCCCGAAATGCGCGACGCGCTTTTACGACCTCGAAAAGGACGACCCTGTCACCTGCATCAATTGCGGGACGCAGTGGGAGCCCGAGCCCATCCTGAAGTCGAAGCAGCCTCTGCCGTTCGAGCAGAACAAGCCCGAAAACAAGGAAGCCGACAGCGATCTGGCGGGCGGTGACGACGAAGATCTGGACATCACCGGTGAGGACGAAGAGCCCTCGCCCGACGATGAAGTCGATCTGGGTGGCGACGACGATCTGGGCGTGGAAACGTCCAGCGAGGACGACGAACACTAA
- the aroA gene encoding 3-phosphoshikimate 1-carboxyvinyltransferase, producing MAHTLPQPRTVRAAAALRGTIAVPGDKSISHRSLMLSALAVGESRVEGLLEGEDVLATAAAMRAMGADIVRQDDGVWVIHGVGVGGLLQPETALDMGNSGTSTRLLMGLVASHPITATFVGDASLSKRPMGRVIEPLSQMGATFQDTPGGRLPLMVRGISPAVPIRYTLPVASAQVKSAILLAGLNTPGETTVIEPIATRDHSERMLAGFGADLTVTPSPEGRVITIRGQAELKPQNIVVPGDPSSAAFWLVAGSIVPGADLTITNVGMNPTRTGIIAALRMMGADITELDARIVGGEPVADLRVRHAPLSAIEVPPELTPSMIDEYPVLFVAAAFAKGTTIARGAEELRVKESDRITAMADALGACGVACEEYEDGMAVTGTGGDPIPGGATIATLLDHRIAMSMTIAALHARESVTLDDAAPAATSYPIFFDTLEKLGAFA from the coding sequence ATGGCGCACACTCTTCCCCAGCCTCGCACCGTGCGAGCCGCCGCCGCCCTTCGCGGCACCATCGCCGTTCCGGGCGACAAATCGATCAGCCATCGCTCGCTGATGCTCTCCGCGCTCGCGGTCGGCGAAAGCCGGGTCGAGGGGTTGCTGGAGGGTGAGGACGTGCTCGCCACCGCCGCCGCGATGCGCGCGATGGGCGCGGATATCGTCCGGCAGGATGACGGGGTATGGGTGATCCACGGCGTCGGCGTCGGCGGGCTGCTCCAGCCCGAAACCGCGCTCGACATGGGCAATTCGGGCACCTCGACGCGCCTCCTGATGGGTCTGGTCGCCAGCCATCCGATCACCGCGACCTTTGTCGGCGACGCCTCGCTCTCCAAGCGCCCGATGGGCCGCGTCATCGAGCCGCTGTCGCAGATGGGCGCGACCTTTCAGGATACGCCGGGCGGCCGCCTGCCCCTGATGGTTCGCGGGATCAGCCCCGCCGTGCCGATCCGCTATACCCTGCCCGTCGCCTCGGCACAGGTGAAGTCGGCGATCCTGCTCGCGGGTCTCAATACGCCCGGCGAGACGACCGTGATCGAGCCGATCGCCACCCGCGACCATAGCGAGCGGATGCTGGCGGGATTCGGTGCGGACCTGACCGTCACCCCCTCCCCCGAAGGCCGGGTCATCACGATTCGTGGACAGGCGGAGTTGAAGCCGCAGAATATCGTCGTACCGGGCGATCCGTCATCGGCCGCTTTCTGGCTGGTCGCCGGCTCGATCGTGCCGGGCGCGGATCTGACCATCACCAATGTCGGCATGAACCCGACCCGCACCGGCATCATCGCCGCGCTGAGGATGATGGGCGCCGATATCACCGAACTCGACGCCCGAATCGTCGGCGGCGAGCCGGTCGCGGACCTGCGCGTCCGTCACGCCCCGCTCTCGGCGATCGAGGTTCCGCCCGAACTGACGCCGAGCATGATCGACGAATATCCCGTGCTGTTCGTCGCGGCGGCCTTCGCCAAGGGCACCACCATCGCTCGCGGGGCGGAAGAATTGCGCGTCAAGGAATCGGATCGCATCACCGCCATGGCCGATGCGCTGGGAGCCTGTGGCGTCGCTTGCGAGGAATATGAGGACGGCATGGCCGTGACCGGCACGGGCGGCGATCCGATCCCCGGCGGCGCGACCATCGCCACGTTGCTCGACCACCGGATCGCGATGAGCATGACGATCGCCGCGCTCCACGCCCGCGAGTCCGTGACGCTGGACGACGCCGCGCCGGCCGCGACCAGCTACCCCATCTTCTTCGACACGCTGGAAAAGCTGGGAGCCTTCGCATGA
- the cmk gene encoding (d)CMP kinase, whose protein sequence is MIIAVDGPAASGKGTIARALAKHYGLPHLDTGLLYRAVAATVREMNLDPTREADAVAACGFDDALLADPSLRDDETGKLASIVSAHPLVRAALLQRQKRFANQPGGALLDGRDIGTVIAPDADAKLFVKASPQVRARRRHNELAANGSTASFEQVLADIRARDERDSGRAAAPLTQAADAAALDTSSLTIEAAVARAIQFVDAQVAAKTRP, encoded by the coding sequence ATGATCATCGCCGTCGACGGACCGGCGGCGAGCGGCAAGGGCACCATCGCCCGCGCTCTGGCGAAGCATTACGGCCTGCCGCATCTCGACACCGGCCTGCTCTACCGCGCGGTCGCCGCGACGGTGCGCGAGATGAATCTGGACCCGACGCGCGAGGCGGATGCCGTTGCGGCATGCGGGTTCGACGACGCGTTGCTGGCCGATCCGTCGCTGCGCGATGACGAGACGGGCAAGCTTGCTTCGATCGTATCCGCGCATCCGCTGGTCCGGGCGGCGCTGCTCCAGCGGCAGAAGCGTTTCGCCAACCAGCCGGGCGGCGCGCTCCTCGACGGGCGCGATATCGGCACGGTCATCGCACCCGACGCCGATGCCAAGCTGTTCGTGAAGGCCAGCCCGCAGGTGCGCGCCCGCCGGCGGCATAATGAGTTGGCTGCCAACGGCTCGACCGCGAGTTTCGAGCAGGTGCTCGCCGACATCCGCGCCCGCGACGAACGCGACAGTGGCCGCGCGGCCGCCCCCCTTACCCAGGCGGCAGATGCGGCTGCGCTGGACACCTCCAGCCTGACGATCGAAGCCGCCGTCGCCCGCGCGATCCAATTCGTCGACGCGCAGGTCGCCGCCAAGACGCGTCCGTAA